Within Paenibacillus albicereus, the genomic segment CAGGAACGGCAGCGGCGGACAGCGGAACGTCATGACGGGCATATCCTGCATCGAACCATCTCTCCTGCCTATGAGGCGTAGCGCCCCGATTAAAGGGAAAGGCCGGGCGCCCGCTCGGGGACGCCCGGCTTCCCGGACCGAACCTTATTCTATCAAATTCGCGGCGCTCCGGACAGGCCGGAGCCGGACCCGGCCGATTTCTTGTAGGCGGAAGGCGGCATGCCGGTCGCTTTCTTGAACTTGGCATGGAAGTAGTCCACGTTGCCGTAGCCGACCTTCTCCGCCGCCTGGCGCACCTTCATGCCGCCCTCGAGCATGGCGATCGCGCGCTCGATGCGCAGCTGGTCGAGGTAGGCGTTGAACGAGAGGCCGGTGTGGCTCTTGAACAGCTTGCCGAGATAGCCGCTGTTGTAGCCGTACAGTCCGGCCAGCATCTCCAGCCGCAGCGGCTCGCTGTAATGCCGCTCCATGTACGCGAGCATGCGCCGCAGCACGGAGCCGCTGTCTCCGGCGTCCAGCTCCGCGGAGAGCTCGGCGAGCTGGCGCTCCAGCTCGGCCAGCAGGCCGCCGAGACGGTCCTGACGGTAGACGCCGGCCGCGAGCCCGGCATGCGCCGCCGGAGCGAAGCCGTCGATCGACGAGGCGAGCTCCGACAGCGTCAGCCCGCACAGCTCCGCCATCGCTCCGGCTGCGGCCGGGCGCGAGCTGTCGGCCGCGGCGAAGCTCCACGCCGCCTCCTCCAGCGTCTCGCGCACCCGCTCCGCGTTGCCGGTCTCGACCGCCTGAGCGAGCCGCTTGGCCAGCTGCGCCGTCGCCTCCGGCCCGGGCAGAGGTCCGCGCGCTCCGCCCGGCTCCAGCCGCGCCTCCAGCGGCTCCGGCAGCCGCTCATGGACGAGGTCCGGCTCCAGCACGAAGCGATGCCGCAGCAGCGCCTCCGCCTCGCGGCAGGAGCGGGCCAGCTCGCCCGCTCCCGCGTCCGCGCCGAGCGCGGCGGTGCAGCCTTCCTCCGCCAGCGCCTCCTCCAGCAGCCGCCTCGCGGCCCGCAGCCCGGCCTCGCCTCCGGGCACGAGCAGCACGGCCGCTCCGGCGCGCCGCGCGACCGGCCCGAGCCCGGCTGCCCCCGCATGGGCGGACAGCCGCTCGCGCAGCTGCTCCAGCCTCGCCGCCCCGCCGTCCGGCGGCTCGACGAGCAGCGCCCGCCACGGCCCGGAGCCGCCGGCGAGCGCCGAGCCGGCCGCAGCCTCGGCGAGCGCGCCGTCCTCGCCGTCCAGCAGCGCGAGCAGCGCCGCTTCCCGACCCGCCTCCTCCGCCTGGCCGCGCGCCTCCCGCCGCTCTTCGCGGAGCGCCAGCGAGATGCGCTCGGCGTACGCCTCCAGCTCCTCCTCGTCGACCGGCTTCAGCAGGTAGCCCTCGATGCCGAGCCGGATCGCCTGCTGCGCGTAGGCGAAGTCGGCATGGCCGCTCAGCACGAGCACGCGGCAGGCGCTGTCCAAGCGGCGGATCTCCTCGACCAGCTCCAGCCCGCTGCGCCTCGGCATGCGGATGTCGACGACGACCAGATCCGGCCTCAGCTCGCGGAACTGCCGCAGGCCGTCCTCACCGTCGACCCCGAGCCCCGCCACGCGGAAGCCGTGCCGCTCCCAGTCGACAAGCGTCTGCAGCCCTTCCCGAATCGCCGGCTCGTCGTCGACGATCAGCAGCTTGAACATGATTACCCCTCCTTGTCGCGAATGCGGAAAAAGACCCGCGTGCCATGCCCCTCCCGGCTCTCGACCGTCAAGCCGCTCTCCCGGCCGAAGCCGAGCGCAAGCCGCTGATGCACGTTGCGCAGGCCGATGCGATGGCCCTTGTCCTCCGCCTCGTCATCCAGCGCCTCCCGGACCTGCGCGAGCCGCTCCGGCGGCATGCCGACCCCGTTGTCCGCCACCTCGACCTCCAGCGCTCCGTCCTCCGCCAGCCTGGCGCGGACCGTGACCCGCCCGCCGGAGCCGATGCCCTCCAGGCCGTGCACGACGGCATTCTCGACGAGCGGCTGCACGATCAGCGGCGGCACGAGCGTGGCGCCGGCCGCGCCGGCCGCTTCCAGCTCGTAGGCGAGCCGGTCGCTGCCGTAGCGGAACTTCTGGATCTCCAGGTAATACCGGACGATCTCCAGCTCCTCGGCCAGCGGGATGTGCCGGGAGCCGATCTCGATGTTGTTGCGGATGAGTCGGCCGAGCATGCGCACGACCGAGGCGATCTCCTTCTCGCCCTTCATATGGATGCGCATCCGGATCGATTCCAGCGCGTTGAACAGGAAATGCGGATTGATCTGGCTCGCCATCATCTTGAGCTTGATGTCCCGCTGCCGCACCTCCATGGCGATCCGCTGGCGGTGCGAGTCCTCGACCTCCGCCATCAGCTCGCGGATGTTGGCCACCATCGAGTTGAACTGGCGGGAGAGCAGCCCGATCTCGTCGTTGCCCTGGATGTCGGAGTGCACGCTGAAGTCGCCCTTGCTGATGCGCGACATGTTGCGGTAGAGGACGAGCGTGCGCCGGGTCAGCATCGTAGACACGATCCAGATGAGCACGAAGCCCACCGCCATGCTCGCGCCGAGCACGCCGAGACCGAGCAGCGCGACGCGATTGGCCTCGCCGACGATGCTCTGGACCTGGAACAGGCTCACGATCCGCAGCCCCTCCACGCTGGAGCGGGGCATCAGGTCCTCGATGACGACGCGGTACGCCTCGCCGTCGATCTGCTGCTCATAGGTGCCCGCTCCCAGCTCCGCGATCCCGGGCATGTCGAGCTCCCTCAGGTTGCGGCCGACCCAGGCGCTGTTGCGCGCCGCCGCGATCGTCCCGTCGGCATCCGCAATCATCGTGTCGTACGGCTCCTGCTTCAGCATCGCGTTGAAGAGGGCGGGGTTGACCTCGATGACCAGGATGCCGCTGGAGCGGTACTCCGCGAACGGAATTCGGCGCACCAGGCTGAGCTGCTTGCCGTCCAGCACGGACTCTCCGGCGACGTAGCGCCAGTGGATGCCGTCCCTGCCCATCGCGGCTTGATGCCAGGGCTGGCGGCCGATCTCCGGCGTCTCGAGCACGAACTCCCCGTTGTTCAGCAGCGTCGGGTTGCCGTGGTACAGCCGGATGCCGGACACTTCGCGGTACAGGCTGGACGCGTCGGTGAAGCTCGTGAAGTCCCACAGCGCCTTGGTCGCCTCATACACTGTCTCGTAGCGGCCGGAGGCGACCTCCTTGAGCGACTCGCTGATCATGTAGTCGTCGGACAGGTCGATCGGCACGCGGAGCACGTCCGAGATTTGCGTCACGATCTTGTCTACGTTGTTCGTCGTCTGCCGGGTCGCCTGCTCGAGCACGTTGCTCCGATAGGCCGCCGTCAGGAACAGCCCCGCGATGAGCACGGGGATGAGCACGACGATGAGGAACGCGATGAACAGCTGGTTTTTGAGCCGGAGATTGTGAAAGCTCCGGCTCATCCGGGATGCGAGCGCGCGCATGCGGTTCCCTCTCTCTGCCCGCTTGCCTCGCGAGCCTTATGGGGCAAGCGCTTTCGGCAAGCTTTTTCCTCTATCGTAAGGCAGCGGTTCCCTCGGCACAACCGCCAAAGGCTCCCTGCCCCCTCGGGGGACAGGAAGCCCTGCTTCGTGCCGCGGCGCTGCCGCGCGGCGGGAGCCTTGACTCGTTACTTCGCCGACCACTGCTCCACGCGGTCCTTGACCGCCTGGGTGTAGATCTCCTCCGCCTTCTTGAGGTTGACCTTCTCCAGCTGGGCGAGCATGTCGTCGAACACCTTGTCGAAGTCGGCCGGCTTCGCCAGGATCGCTTCCGGAACCTTCTTCCAGATGATGTCCTCCGCCTTCTTGAAGATGACGTTGTAGTCCGGATCGGTCGGAGCCGGGATGTTCCAGGCCGCGCCGTACGGGCGCTCCTTGAACTCGCTCGGTTTCGGGAACAGGTCGATCCAGGTCGAGGCGCCGTACGCCTGGAGCGTCTCCTTCTCCGCCGCCGTGTAGCCCTCGATGATCTGCTCCGGGAAGTTCGTCGTGTAGTAGTTGCCGCTCGGGTCCTTCACGCCGTCGCCGTAGTGAGGCCCCATGGCGAAGTAGAGTCCGATGCCCGTCTTCTTCGTGAAGTTGCTGTTGTCCTCGGTCTTCTGCTTCTGGATGTCGGCCGGAATGACGCGCTTGCCGTCCTGCACCTGGTAATGCTGGCCCTCGATGCCCCAGTTGCGGAGCACCTGGCCCTCATCGGAGGCGAGCCAGTCGAGGAACTTGATCGCGCGCACCGGGTCCTTGCAGCTCTCGGTGATGGCGATGCCGTAGCCGGCCATGAAGCCCGTCGGCGCGAAGCTGGCGTCCTTGAACTCGGAGGACATCGTCACGGGAAGATGGGCGTACGTGTAGGCCCCGTCTTCCTTCGTCTTGATGGCGTTCTCCGCGTCCGAGTAGCCCCACTCCTGGTCGATCAGGCCGAGCACGCGGCCGCTGGCGATTTTCGCCTTGTACTGGTCGCTCTTCTGCACGAACGCTTCCTTGTCGAGCAGCCCTTCGTTGAACATCTTGTTGAGCCAGCGGATGTATTCGCGCTCTTCCGGACGCTTGATATGGAAGGAAGCCTCGTACGTCTCGGGGTTGATGTAGTATTCGCCGTCGTCCGGCAGGCCCGTCGCCAGGAAGGCCGGGTTCGTCACCGTAATCATGATGCGCCAGTTGTCGGCGTCGAGCGTGAGCGGGATCGTCGGCTGACCGTCCGTCGTCGGATGCTTGGCATAGTACGTCTTGATCGCGTTCTCATAGTCCTCGAGCGTCTTGATCTGCGGGTAGCCGAGCTCCTTGAGCACGCGCTGCTGCAGCTCGAAGCCGCCGCCGGCGTCGAAGTACGTCTGGTCGATGGAATCGTTGGTCGGCAGCACGTAGATCGCTTCGTCTTCCTTGCTGTACTTGAGGCGCTGCATGTACTTGCCGTACACCTTCTTGAGGTTCGGCGCATGCTCCTCGATGAGGTCGGTCAGGTCGAGCACCGCGCCGGCGTCGACGAGCTTGTTGATGTCGCCCTTGGCGAACACCAGGTCCGGGTACTGGCCGCTCGCCGCCATTAGGGCGATCTTGTCCGTGCCGCCGCCGGATACCGCGTATTCGGCCTTGATCGTGACGCCGGTCTTTTCCGTGATCGCCTTGCCGACCTCGTCCTGCATGTTGTTCCAGTTCGGGCTGGCGTCCGCGCCGAAGAACGAGAACGTGATCGGATCGGCCGTAGCCTCTCCGCCCGCATCCGTTCCCGCGTTCGTGCCGGCGTTCGTAGCCGGAGCATTGCCGTTGCCGTTGCCGTTGCCGCTGCAGCCGGCCGATACAGCCAGCATTCCCGCCAGCACCAGCATCGACGCGGTCCGCGTCTTTCTTCTGTGCAGTACCTTCATGTGTGTTTGGCCTCCCATTCGTTTATGACCCTGACCTTGCCGCTCGATGCCATGCCGATGATCCGGCTTTTGCAAAAATGAAGCGCATACAACTTGCTTGTATTAGAAGGGCCGCAGGAAGCGGCCCGGCTAACCGGTGATGGGGGCGTACAAGCGGAACCCTTGCCTGCCGCCCATGGAACGGGCCGGGCGGCTGCCGTTCCGCAGGGTCAAGCCGTCTCGGAACAGGCGCTTCTGGCTCTTGTCCCCGCTAGGCCTTGACCGCGCCGAGCGTCATGCCGCCGACGAAGTACCGCTGAAGGAACGGATACACGACGAGGATCGGCACGGTGACGACGATCGTGATCGCCATCTTGATCGACTCCGGCGACACCTGATTCATCAGCTTGGACATGTCCTCGTTGCTGCCCCGCATGTTGGCTCCGCCCTGCTGCGTGCTCTGAAGCACCTTCATCAGCTCGTACTGCAGCGTCGTCCACGTCTCGTTCGAGCCGTTGTACAGGTAGGTGTCGAACCAGGCGTTCCACTGGCCGACCGCCAGGAACAGCGCGATCGTGGCGAGCGCCGGCTTGCAGAGCGGCAGGATGATGCGCCAGTAGATCGTGAAGTCGTTCGCGCCGTCGAGCTTGGCCGACTCCTGCAAGGCGTACGGCAGCCCGTCGATGAACGAGCGGATGATGAACACGTTGAACGCGCCGACCATGCCCGGCAGCACATAGATCCAGAACGTGCCGATCAGGTTCAGGTCCCGCATGAGCAGGTACACCGGGATGAGGCCGCCGGAGAAGTACATCGTCAGCGCCAGGAACACCGAGACGAAGCGGCGCGCCTGGAAGTCCACGCGGCTGAGCGTGAACGCCAGCATCGAGGCGCTGACGAGTCCGAGCAGCGTGCCTACGACCGTCCGCAGCACCGATACCTGCAAGCCCTGGAGCAGGCCCTCGTAGGCGAAGATGACACGGTAGTTCTCGAACGTGAACTGCCTCGGGAAGATGCTGATGCCTCCCCGCACCGTGTCCTGGGAGTTGTTGAGCGAGATCGCCAGCACGTTCAGGAACGGATAGAGCGTGACGACGAGGAGCACCAGCATGATGATGATATTGATGACGTCGAACGTTTTCTCGCCGCGGGTGGCGTTGAAGCTGCCCGCCGTTGCCCTTGCCATGGAACCCCCTCCTTACATGATGCTTTCCTTGGTGACCTTCTTCAGCACGCCGTTGGCGGCGAACAGGAGCAGGATGCTGACCACCGAGTTGAAGATGCCGATGGCCGTGCCGAAGCTGAACCGGCTCAGGTTGAGGCCGTAGTTCAGGGCGTATAGGTCGAGCACCTCGGAGTAGTCCATGACCAGGTTGTTGCCGAGCAGGAACTGCTTCTCGAAGCCGATGCTGATGAGATGGCCGATGCTCATGATGAGCAGCACCGAGATCGTCGTGCGGATGCCCGGCAGCGTGATGTGCCACATCTGCTTGAGCCGGTTCGCGCCGTCGACTCGCGAGGCCTCGTACAGCTCCGGGTCGATGCCGGAGATAGCGGCCAGGTAGATGATCGCGTTCCAGCCGAGCTCCTTCCACAGGTCGGAGGCGGTGACGATGCCCCAGAACCACTCCCCCTTGGCGAGGAACTGGATCGGCTCGTCGATCAGGTTCAGGCCGAGCAGCAGGTCGTTCACCGCGCCGCCTTCGGTGGACAGCATCTTGGTGACGATGCCGGCGACGACGACCCAGGAGACGAAGTGAGGCAGATACGATATCGTCTGCACCGTCCGCTTGAAGTATTTTCCTCTCAGCTCGCTGAGCAGCACCGCGAACAGGATCGGCACCGTGAACCCGACGATCAGCCCCATGAAGCTCATCGCCAGCGTGTTGCGCAGCACCAGGTAGAAGCGCTCGTCCGTGAACAGGTCGACGAAGTGCTTGAAGCCGACCCAGTCCTGCTCCATGAACGTCCGGCCCGGCTTGAAGTTCTGGAACGCCATCGTCCAGCCCCACAGCGGCAGGTAGCTGAACACGAACACCCATAGCACGAACGGAATGGACATGAAGTAGAGCACCTTCTGCGACTTCATCTTGCTCCAGAAGCGGGAGAGTCCGCTCTGCCCGGCCACGGCCGCAGCCGCCTGCTTGCCGGGCGTCTTGTCTGTGTATGCTTCCAAGGCTGCTCTCGACCTCCTTGCCTGGGGACGCGCCTTGACGGCGCGCCTTCCGAGGCTGTCTCGGCTGGCGGATGCCCGCAGACGCATGCCGGGCGCGGCTCGCCTGCAGGCAACGGGCGCCGGCGCGTCGCCTGGCGGCGCGTTTTACGGGCGCATCTGCACGCTTTCGCCGCGGCGAGCCGACTGCGGATTCGACAGCGCTCCGTCGGAGCGCCGCTCGGCCGGTTGCCGTTTGTCCGCCAACCTCATGCCTTCATGGTAACGCATACAGAATGCGCTTCCTACGGGATGAATCAGGGCGAAAATCAGATAGAAATCGGAGATTTGTGAAAGCGATTTCGTCAAGGCGGATAGACGCTCGGCTGGGACCGCAGGTCGGCAGCAAGGAGCGCAGGTCGGCGGCTCGGACCCCGGGTCGGCGGCTGGGACCGCAGGTCGGCGGATCGGACCCCGGGTCGGCGGCTCGGACCGCAGGTCGGCGGCTCGGACCGCAGGTCGGCGGCTGGACCGCAGGTCGGCGGCTGGACCGCAGGTCGGCGGATCGGACCCCGGGTCGGCAGCAAGGAGCGCGAGTCGGCGGCTGGGCTGTATGAACGTCTTTATGAGCAGGATGGATAGGGTCATTCCCTGGTTCCTCTTAAGCCCCCTAATTGGAATGGAGAGTACCCTAGGGAATCAGGTACACTTAATCCAAGAGGTGATGAGGACGATGAGACAACGGAATCAGGTCTTTGAAGAAGTCCGCAACAAGGTGGCTCAGGAGGCGCTGGCTGGGATCCGGACCGGCGTGCTTGCACGGAAGTATGATGTTTCTCCAAAGACCATCCGCAATTGGGTGCGGGAGTACCAGGAAAAGATGGGCGACGATGCCCTCCCGACGATCGACCAGCGGATCGACGACGCCAAGCGGCTGGCGGAGCTAGAAGCCAAATACGATCAGGCGCTGAAGGCATTAGGCGAGAAAGAGCTGGAAAACAAAATTCTGCAGGAACTTGTAAAAAAGACCCGCCCTGCCTCGATGAACGGCTTGCCGTCGCCGAATCATTCATCGAGCAGGGACACGCGGTAGCTCCTGTTCTTCGCACCTCCGGTGTCTCCAGCTCGACGTACTATAGCCGTCGGAGCCGGATCGATTCGGACCGGCCAGCTCCAGTCTCTGTCGGGCGTCCCTGCTCCTCCTTCACCCTCACCCGATCCGGAAAGCCAATCTGCAACGAGCAGGTCAAAGAATGGCTGCTCGAGCTTGTTTCCGGCGAAGAGCACGGCTACGGCTATTCCATGCTGACGGACTGCCTGCGCAGCCAATACAACCTTGTCATCAACAAGAAAAAGGCGTACCGGTTCTGCCAAGAGCTCGGCGTGCTTCATTCCCAACGAAAAAAGCAAGTGCAGCATCCCCGGCGGTTGGCGCGAAACCATACCATTACCGGATCCAACCAGCTGTGGCAGCTGGATATTAAATATGGCTACGTGGCTGGCTACGGCCAATTTTTCTTCCTTGCGGATATGATTGATGTGTTTGACCGTACGATTGTGGGCTACCATCTGGGCTCCAGCTGCAGCGCCAAGTCGGTGTGCAGCATGGTGAAGCGTGCGCTAGAACAGCGAATTGCCCCAGGCGCAGCCATGCCGATTATTCGTACGGACAATGGACCTCAATTCGTGAGCCGCGCCTTTGGAGAGCTTGCGCAGCAGGCAGGATTTGTCCACGAACGCATCCCGCCCAAGACGCCGAACATGAATGCGTACATAGAGTCCTTTCATGCCACGCTGGAGCATTGGGTGCTGCGCAAGGAACAGTTCGAGACATTCGATGAAGCCTTCCATGCGGTGGAGGAGTTTATGGATTTTTACAACAACCGCAAGATGCATGGGAGCCTGGCACGACGCTCCCCCGCAGACTTCATGGCGTGGGTCTCCGAGCAAAAACCGGATCTTACCCGATTCCAGCGTGCTGTCTGACCGAGCATGAAGGCCAAAAAAGAAGGTATACAGAGAGACACCCTGATGAAGGGGTCTAGTCTCCACAATTAGGGGGCTGAACCGGTTCCGCCGATCCAAGGCAGATATGTGCCTTGATTTTAGAGGTTCAAGCTCCCTTTTGCTGAACCAAGGCAGATATGTGCCCTGGATTGAGAGGCTCAAGCTCGGTTCCATTCATCCAAGGCAGTTTTATGCCTTGAAGGTTGAATTTCAAGCTCGGTTCCGCTAATCCAAGGCAGTTTTGTGCCTTGAATTCAGATGGCCTAACAAGGCCCCCTCCTCGTTTCCTCGTTTACCGCTTCTCCCGCTAATCGAGGCACTGTCGACTCCCTCGCTCATCCGTTCCACGCTCTACCTTCCGACCAGAGCACTTTCGACTCCCTCGCTCCACGCTCTACCTTCCGACCAGGGCACTTTCGACTCCCTCGCTCATCCGTTCCACGCTCTACCTTCCGACCAGGGCACTCTCGACTCCCTCGCTCCACGTTCTTCCCGCCAACCAGGCTTGCATCCGTCCCACGCCCGTCCCCCTATTCAAAGCACTTTCGTTCCTCATCGGCTCATGCTGCTCCGTCGGCTGCACGCAGCTTGGCCGAGTCGCCGCCGCGCGTTCCCTTGCTAGACTCAGGCCAAAAACAAAAGCCGCCCAGGCATCCCTTGGACGGCTAAGCCTAGCTGAAGGCGAATCCATCGCAGCATCCTGCCAGGGACAGCGACAGGCATGCCCGCTCATCGCGCGGGCATGCCGCTGCGTCACACGCCTTCGCTGCCGCCGGCGCCGCTGCGTCTTCGCTTCCGCCTTGTCGCCGCCTCGCTTGCTCCCGAATCTACGCCTGCAGCTCGACCGTCACCGTCGCCTCGCCGCCCCAGCCGCTCAGCCAGACGGCTCCGTCCTCGAGCCGCGCTCCCGCGCCGGTGACGGACGCCGCCGCCGGCAGGCCGCCGTGCAGCGTCAGGCGCAGCGGCTTGCCTGCGCCGGATACGTGCAGCGTCAGCGTGCCGCCGGAGCGCGACACGCTCGCCGTCAGCTGCGGCGCGCCCTTCAGGTCGCGCACGGCCGCCTCGGCCGAGGCGCCGTCCTCCAGCGCGTACAGCGCCAGCTCGACGCCGTCGGCGTGATCGTAGTCCGGACGGCCGTCCTCCGCGCCGAGCGCGAGCAGCGTGTTCGGCCGCACGAGCAGCGGCAGGCTGAGGAAGCCGTGGCGCTCCTTGCGCCAGCGGCCGCCGGGCACCGTCTCGCCCGTCAGCAACGACGTCCACTCGCCCTCCGGCACGTAGTACGCGACGTCGCCGCTCTCGGTGAAGATCGGCGCGACGAGCAGCGAGCGGCCGAGCATATACTGGCGGTCGAGCGTCTCCGCGGCCGGATCGTCCGGGAACTCCAGCAGCATGGCGCGCATGCCCGGCACGCCCTGCTCGTGCGCCTCGGCCGCCGTATCGTACAGGTACGGCATAAGCTTCATTTTCAGCCGGGTGAACGTCCGCGTCACCTCTACCGACTCCTCGTCATATGCCCAAGGCACCCGGTACGACGTGCTGCCGTGCAGGCGGCTGTGCGTGGACAGCAGGCCGAACTGCAGCCAGCGCTTGAACACATGCGCCGGCGCCGTGTTCTCGAAGCCGCCGATATCGTGGCTCCAGAAGCCGAAGCCGCTCAGTCCGAGCGACAGGCCGCCGCGCAGGCTTTCGGCCATCGACTCGTAGTCGGCGTAGCAGTCCCCGCCCCAGTGCACCGGGAACTGCTGGCCGCCGGCCGTCGCGGAGCGCGCGAACACCGCCGCCTCGCCCTGGCCGAGCTTGCGCTCGATCGCCTCGAACACGACCTTGTTGTACAGGAAGGTGTAGTAGTTGTGCATGCCCTGCGGGTCCGAGCCGTCATGGTACGCGGCATCCGTCGGGATGCGCTCGCCGAAGTCCGTCTTGAAGCTGTCGACGCCCATGTCCATCAGCTCGTCCAGATAACCCGCGTACCACGCGCAGGCGTCCGGGTTGGTGAAGTCGACGAGCGCCATGCCCGGCTGCCACAGGTTCGTCTGCCACAGGCCGCCGCCCGGCTTGCGCAGCAGGTAGCCGCGCTCCTTGCCCTCGCGGAACAGCCGCGAGCGCTGCCCGATGTACGGGTTGATCCAGACGCAGACGCGCAGGCCTTTGTCCTTGAGCCGCTTCAACATGCCGGCCGGATCGGGGAAGACGCGCTCGTCCCACTTGAAGTCCGTCCAGTGGAATTCCTTCATCCAGAAGCAGTCGAAATGGAACACCGACAGCGGCAGGTCGCGCTCCGCCATCCCGTCCACGAATGAAGTCACCGTCGCCTCGTCGTACTCTGTCGTGAACGACGTCGACAGCCACAGGCCGAACGACCACGCCGGCGGCAGCGCCGGCTTGCCGGTCAGATCGGTGTAGCGGCCGAGCACCTCCTTTGGCGTCGGGCCGTCGACGACATAATAGTCCAGCGTCTCGCCGGGGAGGCTGAACTGCACCTTCTTGACCTTTTCCGAGGCGACCTCCAGCGACACCGCGCCGGGCTCGTCGACGAACACGCCGTAGCCGCGGCTCGTCAGGTAGAACGGGATGTTCTTGTACGCCTGCTCGGAGCTCGTGCCGCCGTCCTTGTTCCAGATGTCCACGATCTGGCCGTTCTTCACGAACGAGGTGAAGCGCTCGCCGAGGCCGTACACGCTCTCCCCGACCGTCAGATCCAGCTCCTCGCGGGTGTACGGCTCGCCGTCCGGCCCCGTCACATGGGCGATCGACTTGAACGCGCTGCCCGTCAGCCTCTCCTCTCCCCGATAAAAGGCCATCGACCACTGCGGCCCTTTGCTCATGCGCAGGGAAAGGCTTCCGCTCGTCAGCTCGGCGTAGTCGTCCGTCTCGCGGATCGCGGCGAAGCTGTCCGGGCTTGCCGCCCGGCTCAGCTCGAAGCGCGGGCCTCGCTCCCGCCCGCCCTCGAAGTGGGAGATGCTCACGCCGATGATGCCCTCGCGCGGCGCATGGGCGCGCACGGTCAGCAGCTGCGTGTTGATCATCGCGCCGCGGCCGGGGAGCGGCGTCGTGGAGAGGTAGGCGGTCAGGCCGCCGTCCTCGGAGACGATCTCATGCGCCTGCACGGCGCCGTCGATGGCGAAGCCTTCGCGGACGAGCCAGTTTCCGTCGGTGAATTTCATGGGGAGGAACCATCCTTCCGTATCGGGAGTGTAAGCGTTATACTGACAGTATACCGATGGACGGACGGTTCATCTTGCAGATTTACGCGAACTTTCTAACACAATTCTGATCGACGAGGAGCGGAAGCGCGGCTATGGACAACGAGAAGGCCTCGCTGGAAGGCGGCGGGCAGCCGATGGTTGATCCGGACGGAGCAGAAGAAGCGGATTCAAGGAGAGACACGGGCTTGGCAGGAGATGAAACTTCACGGGAGAGGCGGATTCGATGAGAGACGGGGGCTTGGCGCGAGACGGGGCTTCGACGGGAGAGGCGGATTCGATGAGAGACGGGGCTTCGACGGGAGAGGCGGATTCGATGAGAGACGGGGCTTCGACGGGAGAGGCGGATTCGGCGCAAGGCGAGCCGTTTGGCTCTGCAGCAGGAAGCGCCGAGCGCAAGGAGCGCTTCGAGCGCCTGCGGGAGGCCCGCCACCACAACGAGGCGCGCCGGCTGTTCGGCAGCTACGAGTATCGGTACGGTCCAGGCGAGCATGTGATCGAGGCGCACTGGCATGAGGAGATGGAGTGGCTGTACGTCGCCGAGGGGGAGACGCTGCTGCAGATCGGCACGGAAAGCCTGCTGCTGCAG encodes:
- a CDS encoding IS3 family transposase, coding for MEQGHAVAPVLRTSGVSSSTYYSRRSRIDSDRPAPVSVGRPCSSFTLTRSGKPICNEQVKEWLLELVSGEEHGYGYSMLTDCLRSQYNLVINKKKAYRFCQELGVLHSQRKKQVQHPRRLARNHTITGSNQLWQLDIKYGYVAGYGQFFFLADMIDVFDRTIVGYHLGSSCSAKSVCSMVKRALEQRIAPGAAMPIIRTDNGPQFVSRAFGELAQQAGFVHERIPPKTPNMNAYIESFHATLEHWVLRKEQFETFDEAFHAVEEFMDFYNNRKMHGSLARRSPADFMAWVSEQKPDLTRFQRAV
- the yicI gene encoding alpha-xylosidase — encoded protein: MKFTDGNWLVREGFAIDGAVQAHEIVSEDGGLTAYLSTTPLPGRGAMINTQLLTVRAHAPREGIIGVSISHFEGGRERGPRFELSRAASPDSFAAIRETDDYAELTSGSLSLRMSKGPQWSMAFYRGEERLTGSAFKSIAHVTGPDGEPYTREELDLTVGESVYGLGERFTSFVKNGQIVDIWNKDGGTSSEQAYKNIPFYLTSRGYGVFVDEPGAVSLEVASEKVKKVQFSLPGETLDYYVVDGPTPKEVLGRYTDLTGKPALPPAWSFGLWLSTSFTTEYDEATVTSFVDGMAERDLPLSVFHFDCFWMKEFHWTDFKWDERVFPDPAGMLKRLKDKGLRVCVWINPYIGQRSRLFREGKERGYLLRKPGGGLWQTNLWQPGMALVDFTNPDACAWYAGYLDELMDMGVDSFKTDFGERIPTDAAYHDGSDPQGMHNYYTFLYNKVVFEAIERKLGQGEAAVFARSATAGGQQFPVHWGGDCYADYESMAESLRGGLSLGLSGFGFWSHDIGGFENTAPAHVFKRWLQFGLLSTHSRLHGSTSYRVPWAYDEESVEVTRTFTRLKMKLMPYLYDTAAEAHEQGVPGMRAMLLEFPDDPAAETLDRQYMLGRSLLVAPIFTESGDVAYYVPEGEWTSLLTGETVPGGRWRKERHGFLSLPLLVRPNTLLALGAEDGRPDYDHADGVELALYALEDGASAEAAVRDLKGAPQLTASVSRSGGTLTLHVSGAGKPLRLTLHGGLPAAASVTGAGARLEDGAVWLSGWGGEATVTVELQA